agattctcataaaaataatttaagatcaactcaatcatatatatatatatatataaatatatatatacatcttatATTTACATCAGATCAAAAACAATTTTACAAATTGccttctaaacaggttgattcacatgaatcaCCAAAAAGCAAAACCGAAAACCGCTTTAAGAACgcctggttttcatttggtgggagagaatccacttctcagcacaaatacattgcatgtAGGTTTCCCTTGTGTGTATTGTCACGTACATAAACCTCCCACATTCCTCTCACGAAATAAAACTGTTTTCCATTGACCCACCCCGACTcctatcatttcgctcctcaccttctctttcctctcacttattttctctactttttttttgccatatctcatagaatttacatgtgggtttccgtttttgttgataaagctcTGTAAGAATagattttggccgttgtcttctttggttttctcttttttgctctgtttggagggttttctgatGGAAAACGGTGCGGATTCGACCTCCTGAAATTTTTTCAGCTGTATCCATGTCTAACATCTTCGGTTTCAgtggtaaactctcgattgctttaaaaaaacataaatgatatactttaagtgttcttctaaataacatactcagtaaagaattcatcaaaattaaactgttaacctctctctctctctctctctctttcaacaaaaacggtgaccctctgttttagaccagacaactttgatccgtaagatttttacaggtcttctgtagctgtcaggcgccgcagctatgatgctacatctcttgtctcttgtagagaggtGCTTCACGAAAGATGTTATGAAGCAATAGAGTGatactttgtcataattttctctataaaagaattattcagctcatcttctttcgcatctcatcttcttcacttttctaaatttagtctgtattcttactctgtaatctctttctgctttctcactttgcaatggctcagcaatcttctcatcaccaatatatgaggtattctgcacctcgttcaccaattgtttctgcttcttcttcttccgtaggtgctataatgcaatccaataatgatctgactaataagtcagataatgaaattatctacgagcttgtgagtctcggtatccgatactcatcaacccttgtcgcatattcttagcgactacaatctaggactggtggagttgacaaactccacgagaatatttttatccttcagcggcttcttatggagtccaacatgaagatagaagcagtaaagcgagagaacagagatttaaaatctttgcttaactcttcttttcgagtggctgcTCCTTTAAATAGGAAAGACATgctgatttttgaagagcaagagcgtttaaagattgaggcaaagagccttaaatttctgtaattttactttgtgataataaaataacatttcacaaatattcatatttgtgtttctatcttctgttagatcttctgtgtgttccattttatttctcctttaataatgcacaatttcttacaaaaccgtaatatgaatctgaaatactaattgtatttaagagatggtattttagatctaataatttcattcatctcctccatgaatgttctctaaatcccaactgaagcttctcattttacaaattttgttagttacagttcacttgtaaaatctttgcttgttatttggaaaaattccacgggatcaagatatcaacaatcatgacagtgttgctgctctccttctaaacaggttgattcacatgaataacaTCAGTTGtttcagtatactgaatgagatgtacttatttcttctgttctttattttagggcatTTCACCCCTCTCTTACTTGCTGTTGAGCAGTGCATAGCGGTGTTGCTGATTGCTGAACGTGTTGctaattactattatttactttcatggGAAAGTTTTGCATAGTTACctttttaaccttttgtttcctttctttgTGTCCGTTTATATAAGGATGTTTTAGTCTTTAGTGAGATTGTGTCAgtgatattttttcaaaagaatttcagACCACACAAAATCTTTCATTCTCGGCTTCGTATTCCTCCCaagttctctctctaaactcagACCCATCCTTATCTTGACGTTCCTTCCTTTATTATCTGTCTTTCTAATGCATTATTGATATGCCTGTGCTCGAGATCTGTGTGATATCTTCCAAAGTCATCACCAAATCTTGCACTTGTGTCTAAAACAAAGCAAACAATAtataaaaccaaatgaaaaCAGGGTATGGGTATCCCAAGTGGGCAGCCCTAATTGAAAtgatctttcatttattaaatggatTCACGaagtctttcctctttttcgtcttttatgtttttaatgaaaGGAGGTCAGGCTGcagcgttttcaaaaacaaaaagtcactTCATAGACtaagtgaaagaaaaaacaaactgtAACCTGTTGTATTTGGGACACGCTAAAAATATAGGTTGACAGTCTTATCCTAACActctttttttgtcattttattaagatataagtttatttaaaattacctactacttaattaattaaattaaattaaaattaaattatgtctgCTTAAAAAGTTTACAGCAACAATACTTGCTAGAAATGATTggttgaaacaaaaaaaaaaaaaaacaggttaTGTACAGATGGATGACACTTTGAATTATGGAAGCTTGAGGCAGCTTCAAGATCACAATTGGATTGCTTGCCTTTTAGTGCGTGTCACCTTTTTCCCTAAAATCTAATTCCATAAATttccataaaaattaaaatccatcTACCAGGAGGGACTACAGACTGATGGTCCACTTGTTGAGAATTATTGACATTCGTATGAAGGCAATTGGGCCCAGCTTTATGACTGGAGACCAGAGACGTACAAGCTAAAGAGACGTACAAGCTAAAGGGACAGCTGCCgaagaaaaagattttttttttccatgtatttttaaaatactcttaaatattaaaaataaaaaataagacaacTTGTTATGTTCCAATTTCTAAGACATACAGATGTTTTAATACAAttgctatatttttcttttatactattatttgttttcatgaaaaagttttacatttataatttgcctccactaggcaaacgtcccttggacgttttaattctactagtatatatatatatatacatgcagtcTATGGGAAACGTGCTTTCTTTGGTCCACAATTAACGTTAGTTTGACTCACAACAGTTAGGTCTTATATACGTTGAAATAGCTGAAAAAACATACATGTctattttattctctctctctctctttctgctCTCAGCTTCCATTCTCTTGCTGTTGAAAGTTTGATGCACATAATATATGGTTTGGTATCGggtccacctctctctctctctctctctctctctctctctctacacatTAGATAGGACTTATCCTCTTGGACATTTCAGAACAAACTTTGTTTTAAATGGGATAGCCATATGTACGGTTCCAATTATTAGAAAGTATTTAGCTCGTTGCAGTGCAATTATAACTTGACGCGTGATCATAGCCGTTGAAGCGACAAGTCGATGAGTTTCCTGctaaatttacaaagaacaatTTTCAGCTAGGTTGCTTTACAGCTAGGTTGAGGGGGAGTCAATATCTGtttcaagttctttcaaaattGACTATTTATCCCTCTGTTGATCATTAAGTTTCCTGCTAAATTTCCAAGGGACGACCGATTTCATCAAGGATGAAGCAGGCCGAAGATAAAGAGGCCAGGCCGGAACTGGGAGCTACGTACGTATATACGTACGTGCACATGAAGTATGTTAGAATCAAAAGGTTAATTATACGTAACGTGCCGGTTCTAATTACTTTAGTTTGTTGTCTCTGATGTTTAGTCAACAGTGACGCAGATCGATGTGTTTGACTTAAAAACAGTATGTCATGTCTTAACCATTAAGGAGATAATTTATGATCACCAACCcttaattttatatatccaATGATATATGGGTTTGGTGGTCATGAATGTCAATCAAAGAGGTTTGGATTAGTACAAATTTATTGACATTTCTTGATTGGATTAGAGCGATTATATAAGGGGATAGGGAATCTATATAATATTTAGGTATGCAAATttatataattcaaatataaaaattttaagctaatcattacaatttttttaaactttcaaataaaaaattaaaaaaaaactccaatttttccaaatctcaaaataaaaataatatcatttttacaaaactatattgttacaatattattttcattttataatattttttatttaactttttctgttttatttctcaaaatctaaaaactacATACTCaagtcaaattatttcattactattaacaaattctcttattactattaataaaacTCTCATTTCATCACTCTTCAACCCTGCCCTAATAAAACATCCTAGCTGTTTGGCAAACAAAAAACTTCTTAAACATAAatcattcattattatttataatttattttttatttttttattctattatatatttaaatataagcaatactacatacagtcgtagaattgcaaacgccgcgcaattactttgaaaaagagtatggtctacgattaaaaagttagtttttttttttcatgtgggtccctattaattcatttttttcaaaacgactgcacgccgcttgaataaccacgactgcaaatatcatttctctttaaatatttcatgaGATACTAATCAAACGAGCCCTTGTATATCATGTCTTAGATGTCCGATAATGtgtctttatttttaatatattggagAAGGGGTTGAATCCAAAACGTCCATTTTAGTGACTCGGTTGTTATGCCATCAGGCCATACTCCTTTGGCGTGTCCGATCGACGTTTGGAGGAGCTAGTTAAATAGTACCATCCATTCACAAACAGTACCGTAGTAACGTGCATGCACGTACGTGCCGGACTAGCAACATGTGCAATCGCCAATACATGGTAACGTCGTCCTCCAACCTGAATTAAACAACCACATGGGACGGCCCTACACCACCACAAGCGCATGTACGTGAGACTCACATCATGCTACCCTTCATGACAGCAGTCGAACGGCCCCCGGCGGCCTACCCTTCATAAATGGTACCTACCAATCTTCTCAACTTGTCTGGAGATCAGTTGACTTTACCaacttttatatttcatttgccAAATTATTCTTTTCTCTACATCCTTTTTTGTATATGTTTTATTAGTTTATAATGTCGTCTTGATCTTGTTttcgaaaaataaaagaaaatctagTTGCTAATAGTTTACGTACACTTTTGAACATCCTAATCAATAGAGCAACTTGAGATATATTAAGGTCTATTTACAATTAACGGTAAACGAGATAGTATAAATTATTTgatcaaatttaatattataggACGATGTTGCTCGTAAGTATCACTACAACATTTTCAGCTTTTTGCCACAAAATTTTTTCCGGCAGAAGAAAAATTGCAGCTAATACACATGTTTTCTCACAAAATTCACTTCTCCATAAATATCAATGAAATTTTGTCAATAAAAATCTGTATTTTCGGCAACAAATATTCACCAAATAATTTTTTGTCACAATAAGTCAAAATCTGCACGTTTTGGCTTTATTGTAACGACATTTAGTCGTCATGGAATGCTTGTTCCCATTAATAAATCCATGAATCCTTTTGTGACAACTTTCTGTCATCATTATAGTCGACTTATATAAATAACTGAGACTTAGCGCCCGCGGGTCATTTTCCCTCCCTTCTCTTCAGTCGCGCGACCCCCTTCTATTTGTAACTTTTTCAGCTGCAAATTTTGGGCGAAACCCACGCCCTAGCTCCGAATCTGCCTACTTCTCATCCCTAGATTGTAAATGCAACCTTCTGCCGTAAAACTTTAGGTGTTCAACCAACAACCACTGAATCTCGGTCGACGGTGACGGCACAATCCAGCTTTCCGATTGATTTTCCTACCCTCGATTCGCAGTAGTATCGGCAGATTTTGGGGGTTTTAGCTGTCTCTCCTAGAAACCATCCCCTTCCCTTCACTGACCCTTCCAAAAATCTCCCCTATGTTGCGGGACCATTCATTGTGACCTATCAACAAATCGTCCATGGAAGCTACGGCTAGGTAAAGAAGCTGCACATTTCTTGGTTATTTCCTGCCCCTGATATATTGCATAAGTCTCTGTTTGTTCAGCTTTCATTTGTTCACATATTGTATTTTGGCTGGGCGATATTTCTCACAAGTTTGTAATCACACGATCGTATATCATGGCATTTTATATACTTGAGAATATCATGAATCATTATCATCTTCAAGTTGCATCCTCTTGATTTTGTGAATCTGGTTTGCCTGAGGATCTTTAATAGGATGATGAAACATTCTCTGAAACCCTGCCCTGATGTGGGTTTCGGTTTTGACACTGGTTTCTGTGTAAAaacctatccaaaaaaaaaaatgtacttgAGAAATTCGAAATAGGCAATAGTGTGGGACAAGGCATGAGTTAGAAGCTTTTAAAGCTGTGTTTTTGTGAGTTTTTGTCATTGTAGCGCTGCTTATTGCCTAAATTTCAATATGAATATCCGGTTTTGAGCTATTTTTCAGTGTTCTAAAAACAAGTCtctgtttttctctctttcttcacCGGCATGTCTGTTTTCATTTCTTGGCTTTTTTGTCTTGGCTTTAGAATTTTGGTGCCTGCAATTTACAGGGTGGATATCTTGATCAAAACTGATAGCTTTGATCATATTGTAAAACTTTATGCCTTGACTTCTTTCTGATCGAATTTTTAATCTTAGTGGTCTGTTATGGGGGTTTgtccattttttttcctaagttACAGTTTGCCTTTGGGAGATTAGAATTGGACTATATATTGCATGTAACTTTATGGATTCGTTAACTGTTCTCGACAATTCTAGTTTtggatatatatttaactaacatGTCAGTTATAACGACATATGGGGCATGTTTTATTGTTCTCTGTACCCCATGAAGTTTCCCATTTGATTGGCTGCAGAGTAGCGTGCAAGGGTTCGGCATCGATATCCCCGGTTCCAATTCATTATACCTTTTGTGCTTGCTTGGGCTCTTGCCTCCATCATCGACATAAGTGTGGTTACATTCTTTCAGAACATCCTAGTTTAAGTGATATAATAGACCAAATAATATGTTGCACCTTGGTTTTAATTGTGTAAAGCTGCTTCATTGATGTTTAATATATGCAGTGGCTTTTCTGTGGTCATTTACATAATGACCACAGTACTTCTATTGGGCTAACTTATCAGCTCACCAGCTTATTGGAACTAACTCTTGATTCGAAAATGGATTGGCATGACTATATGCCAGGATATATGTGCTGGGAGTATGCAGCCTGGCAGCACGAGGAGCTTTGAAGGAATGTTGAAACGAAGACAGCATGAAGCCACCCTTGCCATCTGTGTGGACAATTGGAGGTCTGATGGTatatagttctttttttttgtgaagtttCCCACTGATAGCTTTGATCAGGGAAGAGATTAGAAACCAATCAATATATGTTGACTTATATGTCATGGAATTTGTTTTGGGACATAGAAATGGGACTCATAGAACTTGTATATTGGCTGGGCATGTCAGCTTCAACAGGATGTCATGGTTGTGGTCATCATGTAATTATTGAGACTAGAATTGATGATTATGTGATATGTTACCAAGTGTTATGACAAATGTGGTTTATGTTGGCTGGATATTGTTTAAATTAACAAGGTGCATTTGGATGGAAATTGAATGGATATGGAGAACTAAGTGATATAAGTAATAGATGATGATCTTTACTGGGCGATTGTTTGATACATTTGCCATGGGAATCACATTCTGATCTGtatgtttgatttaattttacatatatgGAAAGGTACAGGGGCTCAGGGGAAAATCAGCCAGCTGTTGGTGTATAAAACTTCCCGTGAATGTTCTCTGTTTTGGTTTTATACCGCTGCGCGCACAAATGTTGGAAATAATAGTATGCTAACTTGGGTATTTTCGGTTGCAACATGCATGGGaagcatttatatataaatatacttattgAGCAGTTAATTTATGGATCAAGTTATGGTTTATAGGTCATGTGttgaatataattaaataaattacagATCATATATGGGGCATGCAGTTGTGTACCGGTTGACAAATGGTAAGGTATATATAGGAAATTAAAGTACGTAGGTTGAAAAGCAATTAATTAAGGGGCATCGCCTATGTATTCGAAATGTACTTTATACAGCATGTTGGGTTTTATGGGAAATAATTATTTCGGGCAACAATGCGTCATCAGCACGCTTCAATTTCGGCCAATATAATGCACGTAGCTAGTCCTGttcggtttatatatatttatatgtgtgCATGATTGGTTTGCCTACATTGAGcaaaatccaagaaaataatGGCCAATAAGAGTTATTATTGGTACTTGGTTTATTGCCAACAAGTGGTTAGTCTGGGGAATATAGGTAGCCAAAAAAGGGCAAATTATATGAGCCAACTTTCTTGCTATAAAGTTTTTCCCAGCAAACTCCCTTGCCAATACAAACCTATTACATAGATTTGTAGATGTGCCAAACGACGCAAAATTGTCAAAATTCACTTTTCGAACCTCATAGTAAATGAGTTATATTGGCAAATCAAAGTAGccaatatatctatattttgtCAGCATAAGTTCtcgataaaaaataattgctaCAATATATATGTGTCGTCTTTAATGAATAGCCAAGTTATCAATTGAGGACATAGCATATTAGTGGCCAACCTGCTTTCTGGGAATTGAGTTAAGTTTTCGAGATTGGAAGGTTATGTTTGCCTTATTTGTGACAATAAAAATGACTTATGGCAATGGCGCAGTTtgccaatatatataagtactttCGTCAAAAGTTCATATTGCCAAAAGTAGTGGCTAAATTGGCAATTTATTATCTGCAAACCTGTGGCAATACTTTTCTGTGGGTTTATGGTTATTTGTAGCAAAAGTTATCTTTATTGCCGCCATAAGTTGTCGCAGAAATAAGCTGAAAATGTTGtagtgatatatattatattcctCTCTAAATAATGATGTTCTTTAATTGTTCtcgctaattttttttttctttctgattTATTTTTGTTCGGTTTTTCTATCTAAAGGATCATTATATATACGTTCGTTTACTTCAATTCTGAGCACCTTTCATGCATGTAAGGCGCCCAGAGTACTCTTTGAGGGCGGGTGGGCCAGCCAACTCGATCACTGCTAGATCATGTTAGAAAGCATATGATTacttcactacaagaaaaatagatttttatgactaatttcttataatgaaaagactattaacaactaaaattgattacaaatagtctttttttttacaataaattgatCGCAAAAATCCGTTTTCTTTTAGTACCTTTTGCCAGGCCATGAGAGCCGGCCACAACTGACAATGGGGTACTacactttttttgttttaatgttCCTATTTTCTAGTGAAGCATGCAAGTACTACGTATATGATTTAAGACCAGTATGGAAACCTATGCCAACACCGAGCGAGTCTAGTACATTTGTGATCTGAGCCACGACGTACAGTCTTATTAATTTATACttacaaaattacagaaatacATGACACTACTAATTATTCGATCCATGCATGCTGCAGTAATTTATAACGGGCTAAAAATTAACCTAAAAACTAACCCATGCACATTCGATCTGTTATTGGAAATTAAGCAGAATTTTAGCCACATGTTGTCAAGATCATTCACAACTTATTCGTGGAACCCAGTGGTCCGTGTACGTAGCAGCACTAATTGAGTAaacttgtttgttttgttcagCTTATAATCCAGTCATCTTCTAAATTTAGAAGAGATGTCAATGTCTTGAGATCCAAAGCATCATTTGGTTGGGAATTAGGTTCAGTCTGCGGCCTCCAATTCTCACGCATGGCTTGATCATGTCCAGAAATAAGAAAATCTTCACAACTAGACATGATATTGTTCTTGGCGTGGTCCATTTCTCCATCCACCATATTCTCACATTCATTTAACTCTCTATCTTGGTGGCTATCTAAACATGAGTGTTTGTGATCAGATATCAAAAGATCATTCACAACATAATCCATGAGAAAATTCTCATCGGAATTCTCCTCTTGCTGGGCTAAAGAACTTCCGCTTTGATCACTGCCCCAATCAGGGATGACAGTACTAGCATTTTTCTCCATTGCAATGTCAAGTTGCTTTGGGATAAAAGCATCTGAGCACCTCATTGCTTTTGTCCGAATCGCCGAGTGATCATGAATTTCCTGTCCTGTTCCTTGAGTGAATTCCGACCAGTTACTTCCCTCATCATCATCTGTGATCAATTCGCCATCTTGTTTATAGGAATCTTGCAGAATCTTGTAACCATCTTGCATTATTCTCCTGCTTAAATGCGTGTTCCAATAATTCTTTATTTCATTGTCAGTTCGCCCGGGTATTCTCCCGGCGATCAATGACCAACTGCAGCACTCAGCCATATATAATTCagcattatttattttgtaagcGCATTGATCAATTTATTGAGCGTATAAATTGgacgttttaaaaaaaagaaactcgATAGCAAAAGATAGCAGCAACAACCaccttaataataataataataatatataaattatcggTATTAGTATTATATTTGGGATTGGTTTCTTTCTCAAATAATTGTGTTGTTAAGTCGTATatatttccttttcactctctagaAGATGATTCATGATCACATTCCTCGTGTCAAATTACACTCTTTCGATCATCACTTTCAACCAATTGTCTCTCTCAGCTACAGAAACTGGTAATTACTTTCCTACGAAGAGATTGAATAATTCATCCGTTCAAATTATTTTGTTCTTACGTTAAGGAGAATAAATGTAAGTAAAAATGTACTTTGGGCGGAAAAAACGACATTCTTTAATATTAAGACTCTTAATTTATTACGCATTCTGTGCtcattaattaatatactatatagcatTCACGGTCCGTTTAATTCTCgagaggaaaatattattttgtcatCTGGGATGTAATTAAGCACTTTTTGCAGCAGAAGTTAAAAAGGAAGAGTACTGGGACTAGGAGAAGAAGACTTCCGATACTGGCCTGTTACCCAGGAGCTTATGCATTCTGATAATGAGCTCTTCTTCTTCCACGGAAATGTTGCCTCTCTTGATATTTGGCCTTAGATAATTCAACCATCGCAGCCGGCAACTCTTCCCGCATCGCTTCAGCCCTACAAGGTTTAACATGCATTTATCAACGTGAATAAACTACAAAagtgaaaacaaaaatgaagaatGCACGAGAGTGATCAGGTGAAAAGCATTCAATTCTATGGAAACAGAGAATTTTTCAAGATAATTACGCACCAGCTCTTTCAGGAACGTCTCTCCATTTTCCTTCGCCATGGGCTTTAATATAGTTGATAAGGATGTTATCTTCCCGAGCAGACCATGCTCCCCTGTTTAGACCTTCTTTGATGCAGCATGGCCTCCTCCCatttctgctctctctctctctctctctctctctctctctctctctctctctctctctctctctctctctctctctctctctctctctctctc
This is a stretch of genomic DNA from Carya illinoinensis cultivar Pawnee chromosome 3, C.illinoinensisPawnee_v1, whole genome shotgun sequence. It encodes these proteins:
- the LOC122304301 gene encoding uncharacterized protein LOC122304301 translates to MQDGYKILQDSYKQDGELITDDDEGSNWSEFTQGTGQEIHDHSAIRTKAMRCSDAFIPKQLDIAMEKNASTVIPDWGSDQSGSSLAQQEENSDENFLMDYVVNDLLISDHKHSCLDSHQDRELNECENMVDGEMDHAKNNIMSSCEDFLISGHDQAMRENWRPQTEPNSQPNDALDLKTLTSLLNLEDDWIIS